From the genome of Acidobacteriota bacterium, one region includes:
- a CDS encoding outer membrane lipoprotein carrier protein LolA codes for MMPVRRPRVAFALLVACALPVAAGAQSPAAPPVARLVANLQAHYDRIADFSADFEHHYAGGVLRTTDVERGTMHVKKPRRWRFDYVDPEPKLFVCDGTTIHSWFPADRQVIVSPLPAGAGASTSAALLAGEGDLLRDFTARYAAGPPPEGAWSIELRPVAGDAGYESLILTVDRTTLDILEIATTDFQGGVSTYVLSNVMQNQGLSDTLFGFDVPADVEVIR; via the coding sequence ATGATGCCCGTGCGCCGTCCGCGCGTCGCGTTTGCCCTCCTCGTCGCTTGTGCCCTGCCCGTCGCAGCCGGTGCGCAGTCGCCCGCCGCGCCCCCGGTCGCTCGACTCGTGGCGAACCTGCAGGCGCACTACGATCGAATCGCGGATTTTTCGGCGGACTTCGAGCACCACTACGCCGGCGGCGTGCTCCGGACCACCGACGTCGAGCGTGGCACGATGCACGTCAAGAAGCCCCGCCGATGGCGTTTCGACTATGTCGATCCGGAACCGAAGCTCTTCGTCTGCGACGGCACGACGATCCATTCCTGGTTTCCCGCCGACCGCCAGGTAATCGTGAGTCCGCTGCCGGCCGGTGCGGGCGCGTCCACCTCAGCCGCCTTGCTGGCCGGCGAGGGCGACCTGCTCCGCGACTTCACCGCCCGCTACGCGGCCGGGCCGCCGCCGGAAGGGGCCTGGTCGATCGAGCTCAGGCCCGTCGCGGGCGACGCCGGTTACGAGTCTCTGATCCTGACCGTAGACCGCACGACGCTGGACATTCTCGAGATCGCGACCACGGACTTCCAGGGTGGCGTCTCCACCTACGTGTTGTCCAACGTCATGCAGAACCAGGGTCTGTCCGATACCTTGTTCGGGTTCGACGTTCCCGCGGACGTCGAGGTCATCAGGTGA
- the thrC gene encoding threonine synthase has translation MTMTKTAPYRAVLRCIQGCAGAHSLLEPIYRCPKCGDLLEVSHDLDALRDRSAGSWMRLFDERYKRTTWPYGSSVWGKKEWVCPGVDADNIVSMDEGGTNLFWAERFGRELGVSDLWVKLCGNSHTGSFKDLGMTVLVSLVRQMMRQGVAIRAVACASTGDTSASLAAYAAAGGIPAIVILPRGKVSTAQLVQPLSNGATVLALDTDFDGCMAIVKRLSSEEGIYLANSMNSIRLEGQKTVGIEIVQQFDWEVPDVIIIPGGNLGNVSALGAGFDMMEALGVTARRPRIVVAQAAAANPLYRAYRNDWRFEPIKAATTQASAIQIGNPVSIAKAIRTLRRYDGIVEQATEAELADASARADRTGMYNCPHTGVALAVLAKLRGRGEIASTDRVVVISTANGLKFTDFKLDYHRAAADLQPRLANLPVELPDDYDAVLRAVARVTGAP, from the coding sequence ATGACGATGACGAAAACCGCGCCGTACCGGGCCGTGCTGCGCTGCATCCAGGGCTGCGCCGGCGCGCATTCCCTTCTGGAGCCGATTTATCGCTGCCCCAAGTGCGGCGATCTGCTGGAGGTGTCGCACGACCTGGACGCGCTCCGGGATCGTTCGGCGGGCTCCTGGATGCGGCTGTTCGACGAGCGCTACAAGCGCACGACCTGGCCGTACGGATCCTCCGTCTGGGGCAAGAAGGAGTGGGTCTGCCCCGGCGTTGACGCGGACAACATCGTGTCCATGGACGAGGGAGGAACCAACCTCTTCTGGGCGGAGCGGTTCGGACGGGAGCTCGGCGTCAGCGATCTGTGGGTGAAGCTCTGCGGCAATTCCCACACCGGTTCGTTCAAGGACCTCGGGATGACCGTGCTGGTCTCTCTGGTGCGGCAGATGATGCGCCAGGGCGTGGCGATCCGCGCGGTGGCGTGCGCCTCGACCGGCGACACGTCCGCCTCCCTGGCCGCCTACGCCGCGGCCGGCGGCATTCCGGCCATCGTGATCCTCCCGCGCGGCAAGGTGTCGACCGCCCAGCTCGTGCAGCCGTTGTCGAACGGCGCCACCGTGCTCGCGCTCGACACCGACTTCGACGGCTGCATGGCGATCGTCAAGCGGCTCTCGAGCGAGGAGGGCATCTATCTCGCGAACTCGATGAACAGCATCCGCCTGGAGGGCCAGAAGACGGTGGGCATCGAGATCGTCCAGCAGTTCGACTGGGAGGTGCCCGACGTCATCATCATTCCCGGCGGCAACCTGGGCAACGTGAGCGCCCTCGGCGCCGGATTCGACATGATGGAGGCCCTCGGCGTGACGGCCCGCCGTCCGCGCATCGTCGTCGCGCAGGCGGCCGCGGCGAACCCGCTGTACCGCGCGTATCGGAACGACTGGCGCTTCGAGCCGATCAAGGCGGCGACGACGCAGGCGTCGGCCATCCAGATTGGCAACCCGGTCTCGATCGCGAAAGCCATCCGCACGTTGCGGCGCTATGACGGCATCGTGGAGCAGGCCACGGAAGCCGAGCTCGCCGACGCATCCGCCCGCGCCGACCGCACCGGCATGTACAACTGCCCCCATACCGGAGTCGCGCTGGCCGTGCTTGCCAAGCTGCGGGGGCGCGGCGAGATCGCCTCGACCGACCGTGTTGTCGTGATCTCGACGGCGAACGGGCTCAAGTTCACCGACTTCAAGCTGGACTACCACCGGGCGGCGGCGGATCTCCAGCCGCGTCTCGCCAACCTGCCCGTCGAGCTGCCCGACGACTACGACGCGGTGCTGCGGGCCGTCGCTCGCGTGACGGGCGCGCCTTGA